The Ficedula albicollis isolate OC2 chromosome 1, FicAlb1.5, whole genome shotgun sequence nucleotide sequence AAGGCACAGCTAAAGTAAATAATTAACCTTATTTTGAGCTCAGTCTGTGCTTGGATGGGCCAGGTAACACAATGTTGTTATTCCTTGATGATGAAAGTGCTAACTAATATTGTCTCTTATAAAAGAAGAAGTCAGTTATAAAATTACGTCATCATTATTGCAGTTCTGTCAtctctttgcatttcttctctgattTCTAAATGCCATCTAGGCTGGAAAACTTGGAGGCTCTCAGGGTTTTGCATTCATGTGTGCATCCTAAGGAATCTTGAGTGCATACAGACCTAGATGCATATTCCCAGCTTCCTCCTGGTTTTATCTGATGGAAAAATACTTAAGAGTCAGCTTGGATGATACCAGCACtggggccctgagcagcagcatgcTCTGATCCCGAGGTGTGCATGAACACAGCCTGTGGTGACACAAATAGGTGACAAccactcagcactgctgggaagaaAGGCTGAAACAGCCTCTGATGTGATGATGGTGAACTCAGAACTCTTCACACTCTTCTGGAACAGACATTTTCACCCATATTCAGGACGCCCaaagagctggcagggaggagtTAAGTTTGATCCCGGTTCCAGCCTTACCCTTGGTGTTGCAGCAGTacctgggcagggaggcagctgcCCAAGCCCACAGTAGAATCAAGAGGCTGCAGCTTCACAGATGATGACAGCAGTGTGAAGACTGCACCATGaattaaataacaataaaacaaaaacaaagtaTAGTTGATACAGGATAATTAAACTGATGAATGTACTAAGTCATTACACAACTACTTCTTAAGCGATTACAAAGTCCTTACTAAGAACATGACAGAGCAGTGACCAATGTAATTTGCTGGGTTTATATTGGGAAATTCAGGTAGCTCCTTAGAGATCTGTCTCTTGTCACATTTAGCAGCAAAACTCACCAGactcctgctgccacaggaacCATAAATCAAAGTCTCGGGATGTTCCTACTCAGCATGAACATAAACTCAGTGTAAACCAAAGTGAGTGGCAGCTTGCCATCCTGCACTGAGCTGTCACGTGGGGCCCAGGACGAGCAGCTGTCACACTGTCTGTGTGAGGGACAGTGACCTCCAGCAGACGGGCAGGGGGGACTCCTGGCGCTGCTAATCCCTTTCCTGGGCAGGCTGAATCTGACAAGGATCCTGGCTCTGAGCCCTTGGCATCAAGGGGTTTCGCATCTTATGGGAGGGTGAGTTCCACCAGTCCCAGGAATACTGTGGTGGGAAAGCTCACCTGTCAAGATGTGATGGATGTGTAGGTTCTTCAGCTGAAGAAGAGGAGCAATGGCATGAGTGGGGCTGATGAGCTTTTCCTAATTTCCAACAAGTCAAATGAGGTTAAATATTCCATCTTCAGTGAATTGGGTCATCAGCAGTGATCTGTTCTGGAAAAGTGGCCTCTGATGCAGAAAACCTGGTGGGCTGTTAAAGAAGTTAAAGcacttttcatttctccttctAGAGTGTAGCACAAGTTGATTAGGAACACTAAGACGATTACCTCTGCTTTGCTGCATTTCTCAATTATGCCCTAATTAATATTGATTAAAATCTGGCAAAGGCAGCTTAAAGCAACTgcagggtttttattttcagttacttCTTCACCCAAAACCTACAGCTCTTAAACTGCACGATACAGTCTGATTATTATAGATCCAGCTGTAACTGTGATGGCTGGAGCCTCCTACAAACTGCATCTTTGGTCTAGCTAATTAAGGAAGGATTTGGcatggcagctctgagctcGTTTGAGTTGTTTATGTGAGATCCCAAGACTGTCAGTCCCCAGGGGGGTTAAAATAAATGCCCCTCCTCTGTactgggcacaggtgaggccacacctcgtgtgctgtgtccagttctgggcccctcaatTCAGGAGGGATATTGTGGGGCAGGAGTGAGcccagagaaggaaacagagctggggaagggtctgggacacaagtcctgtgaggagacgctgagggagctgggactgtttagcctggagaaaaggaggctcaggggtgaccttattgctctcttCAAGTCCCTGATGTGGAGGGTGCAGCCACATGGGGactggtctcttctcccaggtaaccCATGATGGGGGGAGGACATaaagctgctccaggggaggcTTGGGTTGGACAGTAGGAAGGATTTCTTCACTGGAGGTATGATTAGATATTGtaatgggctgcccagggaggtggtgcagtggtgcactgtccctggaggtgtttaaggaaaggctggatgtggcactcagcaCCCTGGACTGGGTGACACGGTGGTGTTAGGTCACAGGCTGGACTCGGTGGTGTTTTCCAGCATAATCCAATCTGTGATTGTGTGCAAAAAGCCCTGGAGAAGTGAAGCAGTGAACTCTGAGCCCCTCTCCACCCCCCTTCCTGCCTGGCCACTCGGAGTGCGTCAAGGGGCGTTTGAAGACACAGAGAAGCGGGTCCTGGAACACCGGGATGGGCATTGCCTCGAAATGGGACCTGCACTGCCCCGGGATGGGCACTGAATTGCCCcgggatgggggggggggggggggggggggggggggggggggggggggggggggggggggggggggggggggggggggggggggggggggggggggggggggggggggggggggggggggggggggggggggggggggggggggggggggggggggggggggggggggggggggggggggggggggggggggggggggggggggggggggggggggggggggggggggggggggggggggggggggggggggggggggggggggggggggggggggggggggggggggggggggggggggggggggggggggggggggggggggggggggggggggggggggggggggggggggggggggggggggggggggggggggggggggggggggggggggggggggggggggggggggggggggggggggggggggggggggggggggggggggggggggggggggggggggggggggggggggggggggggggggggggggggggggggggggggggggggggggggggggggggggggggggggggggggggggggggggggggggggggggggggggggggggggggggggggggggggggggggggggggggggggggggggggggggggggggggggggggggggggggggggggggggggggggggggggggggggggggggggggggggggggggggggggggggggggggggggggggggggggggggggggggggggggggggggggggggggggggggggggggggggggggggggggattgcCCCGGGATGGGAATTGAATTGCCCCGGGATGGGCACTGCCCCGGTTCCCGCCTGCACCGGGACCTGCGGATCTGGAGCGAGGGGAAAAGAGCCTCGTTCCCCGAGGGGCTTCTCGTTTAACCACGCTGCTCGGAGACAGCAATCACTGCTatgtgatatttttaattgtctattttatatatatatgtgtgtgtgtgtgtgtgtgtgtgtatgtatctatatatatatatatgtgtgtgtgcgtgtgtatgtatctgtatatatatatgtgtatatacatgtgtgtgtgtgtgtatatatatatatatacgtatatGTGATGTATGGGTTTCGTTTATATTATCCACTGAACACATGCGGAGTGTTTCAGACTGGGGCTTGTTTGCCGCCGCCTTTACTGCTGGAAACGAAGCCGTGAGGATCGTGGCGCGCGCagctttcctttgttttccctaGGCAGTCAATGCACTGCCGTGCGTTCCGCGCTCGCTcgccagctccagcccctcgcACAGCCCGTCCCTGTCCGGCCCGGTCCCCGAACCCTAACCCTTTGCCCACGGCCGCTCCCGGacccgcggggggggggggggggggggggggggggggggggggggggggggggggggggggggggggggggggggggggggggggggggggggggggggggggggggggcccgcggcGCCGCTCCCCGGCCGCCAACCCGCGGCGCTCCCGGGCAGCAATGGCAGAAGCGGAAACCCCGCCCCTTCGTGCGTGACGTCACAGCGCCGGAAGGGCCTCGGCGCGCCCGTGACGTCAGCGCTTCCTTCTTTCCCGGGGAGGCCGGAGCCAGGTAGGAGTGGGGCGGCCGCGatccccgtccccatcccgATCCGCCGCCATCCGCGCCCGGGCGGCCGCGGGGCGGGGCAGGGCGGGGCCGCCATCCGCGCCCGGGCGGCCGCGGGGAGGGGCAGGGCGGGGGTGGCGCAGGGACGGGGAGGCGCTGAGCGTGTGGCGGCTGTCGCTGAGccgtccccgtgtccccgcagggCGCCATGGGTCGCGTCATCCGCGGGCAGAGGAAAGGCGCGGGCTCCGTGTTCCGCGCCCACGTGAAGCACAGGAAGGGCCCGGCCAAGCTGCGCGCCGTGGACTTCGCCGAGCGGCACGGCTACATCAAGGGCATCGTCAAGGTACGGGCGGCCCGGGTCCCTGCGCCGCGCCCCCGGGGGAGACTTTGGCTGGCCCTTACCCGCTCTGCTCCGGATCCGGGTTTTTCTGGTCTTAAATAAATCATCTGTTAGATTTATGAGAGCACCTCATCCCCTTAGCCGGCAGTAGGATTTTCTGCTGGAGCTTCGCTAAAAGTAGCACTACCAGCGTGGTTTGATGTTGTCTGAGAATCCCCTCTGCCTCAGGAATCATGGCTGGGGAGTTTCCCATGTAGCTTGATTgcatattcaaaataaaaacaaatcacatCTTTGGAAATGCCAAGAGATATCCATCATTTTAGTCTTGAGCAGTAGGAACAAGGCAGTACCTTTATTTGGGGTGTGATAGTGGTTCAGGGGTGCTGCAGGTACTTTTTTGGGTGTCAGGGACTTTGGAGTGCAAACAGGCTGGAtgctctgagcagccttttAGCGTTTCACAGCACAGTCATGTTCAGGATGTGGAGagaattttcttcactttcacCTAATTGAGGTGATGATAGAAGATAAGTAAAAAGGTGTGACTTGACCTTGGTAATACGTAGGGGATTTGGCCAACAGGGCTGAAAAAACATCAGTAATGGACACCAACAGTTTATGAGCTGTCCCAGAAGACAGACACATCTTAGAGATGTGTCAGAGTCGCTTGTTTTTAgtctgtaaataaatacatggtTGGGTATTTTAATCCCAGTGTGCTTCAGGAACACAATGGACAGGTTTTTCCAAGTGTAAAAGAAACAACAAgtctgttcttccttttttttggagtttcaaaagctttgttttACCTGATTGCAGAATGTTAGAAATGCTTCAATCCCAAGGAAACACATCACTGCCcttgcccagctctgtctctgccCAGAGGTGGTTGGGCACAGTGAAAGTGGATTTCTTAGTATGGAGAGGCTGGATACCTGCAGAATATCAGGAATAAAACTGTTCAGACAGGATTAGCTACAAGCAGCACATTTAACCAGGCTTTATTTTGTGATCAgatttgggtttgaagggaccttagagctcATCCGATTCCAgtccccctgccatgggcagggacacctcccacaaTCCCAGGTTGCTgcaaaccctgtccagcctggctatgaacacttccagggatggggcacctgcagcttcctgggcaccctgtgccagggccccaccACCCCGGCAGGGAGGACTTTTCTGTGATAGGATGGGATGTAGCTGCTGGGGCTTGTATTACATCAAATCTGAATCTTCAGCTCGCTCACGCTGGGGAAACCCAGATCCCCCGAGAAGTGTCTTGCTGAGAATGGTCCCAGAGTAACCATCCCCAGTTCTTGGGGCTCTTGGGTTCCTGCAGAGGCCGTGCCCCCCCTAAAGCAGCTGTGCATTCCCCCAGGACATCATCCACGACCCCGGGCGGGGCGCTCCGCTGGCCAAGATCGCCTTCCGCGACCCGTACCGCTTCAAGAAACGCACGGAGCTGTTCATCGCCGCCGAGGGCATCCACACCGGGCAGTTCGTGTACTGCGGCAAGAaaggtggggctgggatgggctgggctgggatggcatggcatggcatggcatggcatgggatgagctgggatgcgctgggatgggatgggatgggatgagctgggatgggatgggatgggatgggatgagctgggatgagctgggatgagctgggatgagctgggatgggctgagctgggctgggatgggctgggcaggggctgtcccagctcctgggattCTGGAGTGCAGGATCCTGCTGCCGCACGTGTTCAGCAGGGCTGTAGCCCCGGCCCAGGGCCCCGAGTGAAGCTGTGGCTGGTCTGTGTCCCTTTGCAGCCCAGCTGAACATCGGGAATGTTCTCCCCGTGGGCACCATGCCCGAGGGCACCATCGTGTGCTGCCTGGAGGAGAAGCCCGGTGACCGCGGGAAGCTGGCGCGCGCCTCCGGGAACTACGCCACCGTCATCTCCCACAACCCCGAGACCAAGAAAACCAGAGTGAAGCTGCCCTCAGGCTCCAAGAAAGTCATTTCTTCTGCAAACAGGGCTGTTGTGGGTAAGGAGCAATCACTGAACTAACTTGTCA carries:
- the RPL8 gene encoding 60S ribosomal protein L8; translation: MGRVIRGQRKGAGSVFRAHVKHRKGPAKLRAVDFAERHGYIKGIVKDIIHDPGRGAPLAKIAFRDPYRFKKRTELFIAAEGIHTGQFVYCGKKAQLNIGNVLPVGTMPEGTIVCCLEEKPGDRGKLARASGNYATVISHNPETKKTRVKLPSGSKKVISSANRAVVGIVAGGGRIDKPILKAGRAYHKYKAKRNCWPRVRGVAMNPVEHPFGGGNHQHIGKPSTIRRDAPAGRKVGLIAARRTGRLRGTKTVQEKEN